In Theileria parva strain Muguga chromosome 4 map unlocalized ctg_529, whole genome shotgun sequence, one DNA window encodes the following:
- the tbc1d24 gene encoding TLD family protein, with the protein MDSNNFAAKNGPDESDIARTDDEISYLVNADVYKKWRSQYVDEIELSVWTVEMVTFSVNNSFENYGSIKTAIRRGVPDIIKHFIWIKANDADHFYFQHPDFYKNSFASTFGHNVPSELGDYCPTFSGGILGLQADILDSPLVLENLHQHIDQSLESEVVYDSESEYNYWINPYKESPSYMRNSSSVSVSRSKSGRFFGNMYSRFINKFRSNSRKSSLNSNHSVPYTSSASANFASSNNSKTNAPYPVELEPGSVPKYDTSSSFYSVQNLDFNQSNQPDVSNRDRLIDYIHLLNYENLNKRELMKSALRRIRRGTFDTKPFARNLERSRQLSDTFIYNSKYKYFPPRPSHHSKLIHRTNDFDDSDHHDNPFYTNHKPETSKSCFHVFCLPICRSKPKKGETKNVFEYIPLTNPNTFNTNEPPFVEILRPFAPPLPVDTSSTADRFQMTRHSDNIKSYISDSGIEKYVNRATDFGGLPMINTIPEHISSNSFDQPFSQNASSFGPDKLAYESHLPYDSRPSSLLSSDFRVIANTIDPESSPDQSFNNPDITPTKNYEETLSNLDVDTEDIELVTNLSANFTQQIKSNTFEGSVYKLSDVTDFTVLLSEEGVLEVKRVLWCLNSYFSSHIEFLPVIPSLCCLLLMYLAPSAALCVLYQFMKRSIDTCSMDCGSRFFFIDRRGFVRFVTFILSVMVSHLRKTVLHLRTLKVDLAAWVARSVQTGFSQILPFDYIVRIYGNFLFEGEMVLLRYSVALIKCIRLKLMECTTKRDAEQLLYHIGLDPAVHIDKVTKVAYSLRIKKFDKRISSVETPSPYLMNVKIRHFYRPRLHSKSCILSETNWEFIWFNLKPTYRILDPRRLYCSNKHGNSMTAVIKRITEHEIESSPALLFIKTTKLNVLGVFIPTLLNNPINGHFTIQDVPQVDSFVFTLAPNESAFNFSGKNKVGVKLSKDNIVVGAKQPAFIVDGTLSSGFTAECESYDSPPLLQGNRFSVYMIEIWTLS; encoded by the exons ATGGATTCCAACAATTTTGCGGCCAAAAACGGGCCGGATGAGTCAGACATCGCAAGAACCGATGACGAGATCAGCTATCTAGTCAACGCAGATGTTTACAAAAAATGGAGATCGCAATACGTTGAT GAAATTGAGTTATCAGTATGGACAGTAGAAATGGTCACTTTCTCAGTTAACAACAGTTTTGAGAACTATGGCTCTATTAAAACCGCCATCagaag AGGAGTCCCGGACATAATAAAACACTTTATATGGATAAAGGCTAACGATGCAGACCATTTCTACTTCCAACACCCTGACTTTTACAAGAATTCATTCGCGTCTACATTCGGG CACAATGTACCCTCCGAACTGGGAGACTATTGTCCAACATTTTcag GTGGGATTTTGGGATTACAGGCTGACATATTGGATTCTCCGTTGGTGCTTGAGAACTTGCACCAACACATTGACCAGTCCCTGGAATCAGAAGTCGTCTACGATTCTGAAAGCGAGTATAATTACTGGATCAACCCATACAAAGAGTCACCTTCGTACATGAGGAATTCCTCTTCCGTGAGTGTTTCACGGTCTAAATCCGGTCGCTTCTTTGGGAACATGTACTCCAGGTTCATTAACAAGTTTAGGTCAAATAGCCGTAAATCAAGCCTGAACTCAAACCATAGTGTACCCTACACTTCGTCGGCATCAGCGAACTTCGCATCCTCTAACAACTCAAAAACAAATGCTCCATATCCAGTAGAACTTGAGCCCGGCTCAGTACCGAAATATGACACATCTTCAAGTTTCTATAGTGTTCAAAATTTAGATTTTAATCAATCAAACCAGCCAG ATGTGTCGAACAGAGATAGATTAATAGACTATATACACCTGTTGAATTACgagaatttaaataaaagaGAACTTATGAAGTCAGCTTTGAGACGTATCAGAAGAGGAACGTTTGATACGAAGCCGTTTGCAAGGAACCTTGAGAGGTCAAGACAGCTGTCAGATACTTTCATATACAATTCAAAGTACAAGTATTTCCCGCCGAGGCCTTCACATCATTCCAAGTTGATCCATCGCACTAATGACTTTGACGATTCAGACCACCATGACAAcccattttacacaaacCATAAACCAGAGACTTCAAAGTCCTGTTTCCATGTTTTTTGTTTGCCAATTTGTCGCTCAAAGCCTAAGAAAGGAGAGACGAAAAATGTCTTCGAGTACATCCCACTCACAAACCCCAACACTTTTAACACAAATGAACCGCCTTTTGTTGAGATTTTAAGACCATTTGCTCCTCCACTCCCAGTTGACACCAGTTCGACAGCTGATCGCTTTCAGATGACACGACATTCTGACAACATTAAGAGTTACATATCTGATTCTGGAATTGAAAAGTACGTCAACAGAGCCACAGATTTTGGAGGTTTACCAATGATTAACACAATTCCCGAGCATATATCATCAAATAGCTTTGACCAGCCTTTTAGCCAAAATGCAAGTTCATTTGGACCAGATAAGCTTGCCTATGAATCTCATCTTCCATACGACAGTAGGCCTAGCAGCTTACTCTCGTCAGATTTCCGTGTCATTGCTAACACAATTGATCCCGAGTCTTCCCCAGACCAGTCCTTCAATAATCCCGATATAACTCCAACTAAAAACTACGAAGAAACTTTGTCAAATCTAGATGTCGATACTGAAGATATTGAACTTGTAACCAACCTTTCAGCCAATTTCACacaacaaattaaatcaaACACATTCGAAGG GTCAGTGTATAAATTGAGTGATGTGACAGACTTTACAGTTTTACTATCAGAAGAGGGCGTTTTGGAGGTTAAGAGAGTTCTTTGGTGCCTcaattcatatttttcatcACACATCGAGTTCTTACCG GTTATACCATCACTGTGTTGTCTTCTTTTAATGTATTTGGCACCAAGTGCAGCACTATGCGTGTTGTACCAGTTTATGAAAAGGTCCATAGATACGTGTTCTATGGACTGTGGAAGCAGGTTCTTCTTCATTGATCGAAGAGGCTTTGTTAGATTTGTGACCTTTATCCTCTCAGTGATGGTTTCCCACCTGAGGAAAACAGTACTGCACTTGAGAACACTCAAAGTTGACCTTGCAGCATGGGTTGCCAGGTCTGTTCAGACAGGGTTCTCTCAAATTCTACCCTTTGACTACATCGTGAGAATTTACGGTAACTTTCTTTTTGAGGGCGAGATGGTCCTGCTGAGGTACTCAGTGGCTCTGATAAAGTGTATCCGCTTGAAACTTATGGAATGCACAACTAAGCGGGACGCGGAACAGTTACTATACCACATTGGCCTTGACCCTGCAGTTCACATCGACAAGGTTACCAAGGTAGCGTACAGTCTTCGAATTAAGAAGTTTGACAAGAGAATCAGCTCAGTTGAGACCCCATCCCCTTACCTTATGAATGTTAAAATCAGGCATTTTTACAGACCAAGGCTTCACTCAAAATCCTGCATTCTCTCTGAAACTAACTGGGAGTTCATCTGGTTTAACCTCAAACCAACATATCGCATTCTG GATCCACGTAGACTATATTGTTCGAATAAGCACGGAAATTCTATGACTGCGGTAATAAAGAGGATAACGGAGCATGAAATTGAATCAAGCCCTGCCTTGCTGTTCATTAAAACCACTAAGCTAAACGTCCTTGGCGTTTTCATACCAACTCTACTTAACAACCCAATTAATGGACATTTTACAATACAAGACG TACCACAAGTGGACTCGTTTGTTTTTACATTGGCCCCAAATGAGAGCGCTTTCAACTTCAGCGGGAAGAATAAGGTGGGCGTTAAGCTGTCTAAGGACAACATCGTGGTGGGGGCAAAACAACCGGCGTTTATAGTTGACGGAACTCTGTCCTCAGGATTCACAGCAGAGTGTGAATCTTACGACTCGCCGCCACTTTTACAAGGAAATCGGTTCAGTGTCTACATGATAGAGATTTGGACACTGTCATAG
- a CDS encoding putative integral membrane protein yields MIDSKGSAPFDHILLSDLRKRYAYIGWFLLGILPTFGIVMSSISSRLHYAILDVPEENSGVFESNVLTITILSSCLGLIASYILCPVNLIMLQSSVIISILMSLFSFVALILPEHLGKILYLLAICAGCYFLGVTEMIALASVNNKFIHGTTNMKLFFFLLGHPIGYMLVILICTILEVTSIGNGEENNFLHESIVFDMYQIMVMMLMIIPITVVIYDYLHQMSDQEFKWEKSNIINSRPALTQSLKLLVYRFNYVMLLILLESSEAFFNSVIVLFLVDPFPHFQQLFKSLIIFICHEVFDLFGRFMPKAIGWIAAKATPIRTDSSQNNGEEDVENGKAEEKVVVHLATNSIGKIARVAYKKLSGRSLVAVSLVWVCLVLRIAFCFCLFFQRHFKDVPALQFMVRFPMAMLLTLFNSSVRGLTVSFVYSRIAENYPIKNKEEFEHASELHGYTTVEPSSRSEPEECLDITGDPGTIICFLIALVRVIEVIPYVFWNYVGFKYNRILFECELIMEQTGSWPTDDLEGNCEKFRWWLKMILRAVWRDIKNPFEIFNRD; encoded by the exons ATGATTGATTCAAAGGGTTCTGCACCTTTTGATCATATCCTTTTAAGTGACCTGAGAAAAAGGTACGCTTACATAGGATGGTTCCTACTGGGAATTTTGCCGACTTTTGGAATTGTTATGAGCTCAATTTCATCCAGATTGCATTACGCAATCCTGGATGTGCCAGAAGAGAACTCCGGCGTCTTTGAGTCTAACGTTCTAACAATTACAATATTATCCTCTTGTTTGGGACTTATAGCATCGTACATACTGTGTCCTGTAAACTTAATAATGCTCCAATCTTCTGTTATCATCTCTATATTGATGTCTTTGTTTTCCTTCGTAGCATTGATTTTACCTGAACATCTAGGGAAAATACTCTATCTCCTCGCAATTTGTGCTGGATGTTACTTTTTAGGAGTCACTGAAATGATAGCATTGGCGTCTGTGAATAACAAGTTTATCCACGGGACAACAAATATGAAGCTGTTTTTCTTCCTACTTGGACACCCTATAGGATACATGCTAGTGATACTGATCTGTACAATTCTGGAAGTCACGTCAATTGGAAATGGTGAAGAAAACAACTTTTTACACGAATCAATTGTTTTTGACATGTACCAAATCATGGTCATGATGCTGATGATTATTCCAATCACAGTAGTAATTTACGACTACCTGCACCAAATGAGTGACCAAGAGTTCAAGTGGGAGAAATCAAACATCATAAATAGCAGACCTGCTTTGACTCAGTCActcaaattattagtatatagGTTCAACTATGTCATGTTACTCATCTTACTAGAGTCTTCTGAGGCCTTTTTTAACTCAGTTATAG ttttgTTTTTGGTTGATCCTTTTCCTCACTTTCAACAACTGTTTAAATCGCtgataattttcatttgCCATGAAGTCTTTGATCTGTTTGGAAGATTCATGCCCAAGGCCATTGGCTGGATAGCTGCAAAAGCTACGCCCATAAGAACAGACTCGTCTCAGAACAACGGTGAAGAAGACGTAGAGAACGGGAAAGCTGAAGAAAAAGTCGTGGTTCACCTAGCCACTAATAGTATTGGGAAAATCGCTCGAGTGGCTTACAAGAAGCTTTCAGGGAGGTCCCTGGTCGCCGTGTCCCTCGTCTGGGTATGTCTGGTCCTCAGAATTGCCTTTTGCTTCTGTTTGTTCTTTCAAAGACACTTCAAGGATGTGCCGGCCCTCCAATTTATGGTTCGCTTCCCCATGGCGATGCTTTTAACACTGTTCAACTCGTCAGTAAGAGGTCTTACTGTATCATTTGTGTACTCCAGAATCGCTGAAAATTACCCGATCAAGAACAAAGAGGAGTTTGAACATGCTAGTGAGCTTCATGGATACACGACAGTCGAGCCGAGTTCTAGAAGTGAGCCTGAAGAATGCCTAGATATTACTGGCGATCCTGGCACAATAATTTGTTTCCTCATTGCGCTGGTCAGGGTTATTGAGGTCATTCCCTACGTGTTCTGGAACTACGTTGGATTCAAATACAACCGCATCTTATTTGAGTGTGAGTTGATCATGGAGCAAACCGGTTCTTGGCCCACTGACGACTTGGAGGGGAACTGTGAAAAGTTTCGCTGGTGGCTAAAGATGATCCTCAGGGCTGTTTGGCGTGACATCAAGAACCCTTTTGAAATCTTTAACAGAGATTGA
- a CDS encoding Inner membrane complex family protein has product MLDNSPVSVLKSPPSDAIILDPVVHENIIRIPKPEIKERIVEVPEIEYVEKIIEVPEPVYEEKIVHVPKPVVCERVKQVKRPVIQEKIVEVPVVQVVEKVVEVPQYVYQEKVVEVPKVVVQERIVSIPRKVTKERVVEVPRVEYREVITEKVVEVEEEVPEIVEKEVHVTHYIDRPYEVEKVIEVPQVQHLYKDVYKTQYRNVPQPVEVPVTHYRRVPVEQVIERNVPVPVELEVVKKIQCQKFEPRYREVPVPVHVQRVIDHPLPERVLRNPETAPEYYKDVQKDLERLTK; this is encoded by the exons ATGTTGGATAATTCGCCTGTTTCAGTTTTAAAATCCCCTCCTTCTGACGCCATAATATTGGACCCTGTAGTTCACGAGAATATAATTAGAATCCCCAAGCCTGAGATAAAGGAGCGCATTGTTGAGGTCCCCGAGATTGAATATGTCGAGAAGATAATCGAAGTGCCTGAGCCAGTTTACGAAGAGAAGATCGTCCACGTTCCAAAGCCGGTGGTTTGTGAGCGTGTCAAGCAGGTAAAGAGGCCTGTGATTCAGGAGAAGATTGTAGAGGTTCCAGTGGTTCAGGTGGTTGAGAAGGTGGTTGAAGTGCCTCAGTATGTTTACCAGGAAAAGGTTGTTGAGGTACCGAAAGTCGTTGTTCAGGAACGAATCGTCTCAATTCCTAGAAAAGTAACAAAGGAAAGGGTCGTGGAAGTTCCAAGAGTTGAATATCGTGAG GTGATAACTGAGAAAgtggttgaggttgaggAAGAAGTTCCTGAGATTGTGGAGAAGGAAGTTCACGTAACTCATTACATTGACCGCCCTTACGAGGTTGAGAAGGTGATTGAAGTGCCTCAGGTTCAGCACCTTTACAAGGACGTGTACAAGACACAGTATCGCAACGTTCCTCAGCCTGTGGAGGTGCCTGTAACTCACTACCGCAGGGTCCCTGTTGAACAAGTTATTGAAAGGAACGTCCCTGTACCTGTTGAGCTTGAAGTTGTTAAGAAGATTCAGTGTCAAAAATTCGAGCCAAG GTACAGAGAGGTCCCTGTTCCTGTACACGTTCAGAGAGTTATTGATCATCCATTGCCGGAAAGAGTCCTGAGGAACCCTGAAACTGCTCCAGAATATTACAAAGATGTGCAGAAGGATCTTGAACGTCTAACTAAATGA
- the BCE2 gene encoding 2-oxoacid dehydrogenases acyltransferase (catalytic domain) family protein, whose translation MRLLHLYKLCSPCFNRLYRPCIINNSRSRFIHLTSKNLALTTFKLSDIGEGINEVQLVKWEKNVGDEVEEMESVCTVQSDKAAVEITSRYTGVVKKLYVKEGETVKIGGPLMDIDTVDEVPDDTPNNISSNLNDSKRHYSSVPQSKLFFNSFGNGKKSFSTSSTPEDDVEEVKVDFIGEAMVKSMVASLEVPHVTVGEECDITSLIQLYKSYRNEAPGPSDQEPKPKITITPFIIKSISLALEKVPIINSKFNSTNTGKGPSSYFLYKNHNISVAINTKNGLMVPNIKNVNKLTIREIQRELTSLQQKANTKTLTFNDIKGGTCTLSNLGSLGGTFVKARLFDGQAAIIAFGRSIQRVVPISKAPKTDSTNLDDYTLECRSICNIGVTADHRHIDGAIITTFISHLKHFLQNADTLKQYY comes from the exons ATGAGGCTTCTTCATCTCTATAAGCTCTGCAGTCCCTGTTTTAATAGGCTTTATAGGCCctgtattattaataattccCGTTCCAGATTTATCCACCTTACCTCTAAAAATTTAGCACTAACGACATTTAAGCTTTCAGACATCGGTGAAG GAATAAATGAAGTCCAGCTAGTAAAATGGGAAAAGAATGTTGGTGATGAGGTTGAAGAGATGGAATCTGTTTGTACTGTGCAAAGTGACAAAGCTGCTGTTGAAATAACCAGCAGGTACACCGGCGTGGTTAAGAAGCTGTACGTTAAGGAGGGTGAAACTGTTAAAATCGGAGGCCCACTCATGGATATTGATACCGTCGATGAGGTACCAGATGATACTcctaataatattagtagTAATCTTAACGACTCAAAGAGACATTACTCCAGTGTTCCGCAATCCAAG ctATTTTTTAACTCCTTTGGAAATGGAAAGAAATCATTCAGCACCAGCTCAACACCAGAAGATGAT GTTGAAGAGGTTAAGGTTGATTTTATTGGAGAAGCCATGGTTAAGTCAATGGTGGCATCACTTGAAGTGCCTCACGTCACCGTGGGTGAGGAGTGCGACATCACCTCCCTCATCCAGCTGTACAAATCATATCGTAATGAAGCACCCGGCCCCTCCGATCAAGAACCTAAACCCAAAATTACGATCACCCCCTTCATTATCAAGTCCATTTCACTAGCACTTGAGAAAGTCCCTATCATCAACTCCAAGTTTAACAGCACCAACACCGGTAAAGGCCCAAGCTCATACTTTTTGTACAAGAACCATAACATCAGTGTCGCTATTAATACCAAAAACGGCCTAATGGTTCCGAATATAAAGAACGTCAACAAGTTAACAATTCGTGAAATCCAACGTGAGTTAACTTCCCTGCAACAGAAGGCCAACACCAAGACCCTTACTTTCAACGACATTAAGGGTGGTACGTGTACTCTAAGTAACCTTGGCTCTTTGGGCGGAACTTTCGTAAAAGCAAGGCTTTTCGACGGCCAGGCTGCAATTATCGCCTTTGGAAGATCAATTCAAAGGGTTGTTCCTATCTCTAAAGCACCCAAGACTGACAGTACAAACTTGGACGACTACACTCTCGAATGCAGATCAATTTGTAACATTGGAGTGACTGCCGATCACAGACACATTGACGGCGCCATTATCACAACTTTCATTTCTCATCTAAAACATTTCCTCCAAAACGCAGATACACTTAAACAGTACTATTAA
- a CDS encoding Spc97 / Spc98 family protein: protein MESECALILSSVQGSLDVSDDEYERLTRNWHSLSHKIKESNLVLDLLNVFSGLGSFFFIWTKNSENSSYYIENNPLIQDVGDDMIEMCHEILRIHFDQLTLLEFVASSYTGVICETITAEFVDVLEDLQECVSRFHDIHITTFLGLQKLLNYLRPSTQTLSTLASLVTDFDTKRLTDDNSNIGVLILDSLDFRCRSEIGPKKLLLQHILNSVLDSYSLLINHYINFFNFSQVDFTEFVSDFFIKINQDDEYSPSDAYGDEGTEWNLSSLCREIGLPRVSIDERYVPKFLKNVAVCVLEIGVLLKFLDNPIQYHFLLDNQNTKTSQSNPNSSSNPKDVRKYKFRTVEELSLLIKNAHNEVMHEVYPGSKENFPFSRTLRMIFDYFLLQKSCYIQDVINNFKSNCYSDLNKSLQSHVDRDFCNSTDTFKPKLYFKCDNLDNFAGALKYFSHYARDLGVSQLENWNSLESGELRHDKSLGEGNNSFDFRGIVLCCDVEFPMRLVLTNKIMYRYKLMFKLLFQLKYAEHSLNQLTQYHVRAGQLAIEPELMPRFNFQLFTLNKMQFLIKILLRFFLVDVVSEQLLLFNSTQYSDLLSLYNSHEKLVSKLTDSMFLSNEQVLSSLLSLILIVVKFASEVQAFNDNPTFSIVTNSVYSDSDSPNSSSELMKNVSKFLSTIENNSLNLNTLLRNPGYQNMVQIASSEFDKHLKLFKSHLSATNSPLNLLI, encoded by the exons ATGGAATCTGAATGTGCTTTGATTTTGTCATCAGTTCAAGGCTCTCTTGACGTTTCCGACGATGAATACGAACGCTTAACTAGGAATTGGCATTCTTTGTCtcataaaattaaggaATCCAATTTAGTTTTGGATTTACTTAATGTTTTTTCAGGTTTAGGTTCTTTTTTCTTCATTTGGACAAAAAACTCTGAAAATTCTTCATATTACATAGAAAATAATCCACTAATTCAGG ATGTCGGAGATGACATGATTGAAATGTGTCATGAAATTCTGAGGATACATTTTGACCAATTGACGTTGTTGGAATTTGTAGCCTCAAGTTACACCGGAGTGATATGTGAGACCATAACTGCTGAGTTTGTTGATGTTTTGGAGGATTTGCAGGAGTGTGTTAGCAGGTTTCACGACATACACATTACTACATTTCTGGGTCTTCAGAAGCTATTAAACTACCTCAGACCCTCAACGCAAACACTCTCAACTCTAGCCAGTCTTGTTACTGACTTTGACACCAAAAGGCTAACTGATGATAACTCCAACATAGGAGTTTTAATTCTTGACTCCTTGGATTTCAGATGTAGGAGTGAAATTGGTCCTAAAAAACTACTCTTGCAGcacattttaaactcaGTTTTAGACTCATACTCGCTGTTAATTAACCATTACATTAACTTCTTTAACTTTTCTCAAGTGGATTTTACAGAGTTCGTTTCAGActttttcataaaaataaatcaagACGATGAATACAGTCCCTCGGATGCTTATGGTGATGAGGGCACTGAGTGGAATTTGAGTTCTTTGTGTAGAGAAATTGGATTGCCAAGAGTTTCTATAGATGAAAGATATGTACCAAAGTTTCTTAAGAATGTAGCGGTTTGCGTTTTGGAAATCGGTGttttacttaaatttttagataatCCAATTCAATATCACTTTTTACTGGATAACCAAAATACCAAAACTTCCCAATCCAATCCTAATTCCAGTTCCAATCCAAAGGATGTTAGAAAGTATAAATTTCGTACTGTCGAGGAGTTGAGtcttttgataaaaaatgcTCATAATGAAGTAATGCATGAAGTTTATCCTGGTTCAAAAGAGAATTTCCCCTTTTCCAGAACCTTAAGGATGATTTTTGACTATTTCCTACTTCAAAAATCTTGTTATATCCAGGatgttattaataatttcaagAGTAACTGTTATTCTGATTTAAATAAGAGTCTACAAAGTCATGTTGATAGAGATTTTTGTAATTCAACTGACACTTTTAAGCctaaattatactttaaatGTGATAATTTGGACAATTTTGCAGGTGCACTTAAATATTTCTCGCATTATGCTCGTGATCTAGGCGTTTCACAGCTAGAAAACTGGAATAGTTTAGAATCGGGTGAGTTGAGACATGATAAATCACTTGGTGAGGGAAACAACAGCTTTGATTTCAGAGGAATTGTCCTGTGTTGTGACGTAGAGTTTCCAATGAGGCTGGTATTAACtaacaaaataatgtatagATACAAGTTAATGTTTAAACTGTTGTTTCAGCTAAAGTATGCCGAGCATTCCCTGAACCAGCTTACACAATATCATGTTAGAGCTGGTCAACTCGCAATTGAACCTGAATTAATGCCTAGATTTAACTTTCAACTTTTTACTCTAAATAAAATgcaatttttaattaagaTATTGTTAAGGTTTTTTCTGGTCGATGTTGTATCTGAGCAATTGTTACTTTTCAATTCAACCCAATACAGTGATTTACTTTCACTATATAATTCCCATGAAAAGCTTGTTAGTAAACTTACCGACTCTATGTTCCTATCAAACGAACAAGTTCTTTCATCGTTATTgagtttaatattaatagttgTTAAATTCGCGTCTGAAGTTCAAGCCTTTAATGATAATCCAACATTTAGTATTGTAACCAACTCAGTCTATTCAGATTCAGATAGTCCCAATTCTAGTTCTGAGCTGATGAAGAATGTTTCAAAGTTTTTGAGCACTATTGAGAATAATAGTTTAAACTTGAACACTTTGCTGAGGAACCCTGGATACCAAAACATGGTCCAAATCGCCTCCAGTGAGTTTGACAAGCACttaaagttatttaaatctCACCTGTCAGCTACTAATTCACCCTTAAATCTTCTAATTTAA
- the AKR1 gene encoding DHHC palmitoyltransferase family protein has translation MAEAVVHRKTFPPETDGFDKKAVELEHLETVSSLRAEDRDKPMKKADYLTLVTGLMNAANNRDFYGMNQMLDPLIDKRRVEFLDSVSALHWCCYAGHVELVNRLLDTGCDPFLADPVNYETPVYYAVKSSNAYIISILLKRFGPLILCHENVKFKTPFLVAVSEFTCDDLVAVLHVLEFLYLSGVSLDEQDNNGTSALMFACKRGQLFVVQWLLRRGADLSHRDHYGATVLHYAALSPSLDVLLFLAQNGLAPLTWIKSISNNDYNGVFDQTPMDLCWEQANHLRYMLLWLFWLQWKAFGKVFRFNMFYPILYWMMTTFNLLLVIPMYRSLKASTYFPNSVFYSCIVFFLATNTLWIINKLSDPGVSPDNKKDRTRAFSPTSDDVGGFEGVLDSLHRRQQMVNFEFYCVNRDLRRHFISSTGGKYTRRHKSAYADEDLFEPLNDEELGNPFISRVTSCNDEINNITTEMRSVYPQVADERCNKNSIDYNKAVLNFDTTNKVCYTCGKTKALREHHCSLCNTCLLRQDHHCGWIDNCVGAGNQREFFVFLTLLVCVFWHFYVILCKYLAHRFQGGFSLFDVLLFLYGFIANGLMFVFVLYLWTRIVRCMVTDVTYYEYLKKPSHIRVRFKGNVHERFWDFAGLTFKTAFNNIFKFWTNNFA, from the exons atgGCTGAAGCTGTCGTTCATCGCAAGACTTTCCCACCAGAAACTGATggttttgataaaaaagCAGTTGAACTTGAACACCTGGAGACAGTTTCGTCTCTAAGAGCTGAAGATAGGGATAAACCTATGAAAAAGGCTGATTATCTCACTCTTGTG ACTGGGCTTATGAACGCTGCGAATAATCGTGATTTTTACGGAATGAATCAAATGTTGGACCCGCTGATTGATAAACGTCGGGTTGAATTTTTGGATTCCGTTTCAGCCTTGCATTGGTGTTGCTACGCAGGCCACGTTGAGCTTGTTAACAGACTTTTGGACACAGGATGTGATCCTTTTCTGGCTGACCCTGTAAACTATGAGACTCCGGTTTATTACGCAGTTAAGTCTTCAAACGCATACATAATCTCCATACTTCTTAAACGCTTCGGACCCTTAATTCTCTGCCACGAAAACGTCAAGTTTAAAACTCCCTTCTTAGTCGCAGTCTCAGAGTTTACATGTGATGATCTCGTCGCAGTTCTCCACGTTCTTGAGTTTCTTTATCTATCCGGCGTCTCACTCGATGAACAAGACAACAAT GGTACCAGTGCATTGATGTTTGCATGTAAGAGGGGTCAGTTGTTTGTAGTTCAATGGCTTTTGAGGAGAGGGGCTGACTTATCGCACAGGGATCACTATGGAGCCACAGTGCTTCACTACGCAGCCTTGAGTCCAAGCTTAGATGTCCTGCTTTTTCTGGCCCAAAACGGCCTTGCACCGCTCACTTGGATTAAGTCTATTAGTAACAATGATTACAACGGAGTGTTTGACCAAACTCCTATGGACCTCTGCTGGGAGCAGGCAAACCACCTGAGGTATATGTTACTCTGGCTCTTTTGGCTTCAGTGGAAGGCCTTTGGAAAAGTTTTTAGATTCAACATGTTTTATCCAATTCTCTACTGGATGATGACTACGTTCAATTTGCTCCTCGTTATCCCCATGTACCGATCTCTTAAAGCTTCAACCTACTTTCCCAACTCTGTATTTTATTCTTGTATTGTGTTTTTTCTCGCCACCAACACTCTCTGGATCATCA acaAGCTGAGTGATCCTGGAGTCTCACCTGATAACAAAAAGGATCGCACAAGGGCTTTTTCACCAACCAG TGACGATGTTGGTGGATTTGAAGGGGTGCTTGACTCCCTTCATAGGAGACAGCAGATGGTAAATTTTGAGTTTTACTGCGTAAATCGGGATTTGAGACGTCATTTTATAAGCTCCACTGGAGGAAAGTACACCAGACGGCACAAGTCAGCATATGCTGATGAGGACCTTTTTGAGCCCCTAAACGATGAGGAGTTGGGAAATCCATTCATATCTAGAGTTACTTCCTGTAACGATGAGATCAACAATATTACCACTGAGATGAGGTCTGTATATCCCCAGGTTGCAGATGAACGGTGTAACAAGAACTCAATAGACTATAACAAAGCAGTCTTAAACTTTGACACCACGAACAAAGTGTGCTATACTTGCGGGAAAACCAAAGCTCTCAGAGAACATCATTGTTCTCTATGCAATACTTGCCTATT GAGGCAAGACCATCATTGTGGTTGGATAGATAACTGTGTTGGAGCCGGAAATCAGAGGgaattttttgtatttttaactctTTTGGTCTGTGTTTTCTGGCACTTTTATGTAATcctgtgtaaatatttggCGCATAGGTTCCAAGGCGGATTCAGCCTATTTGACGTTCTCCTATTCCTTTACGGATTCATTGCAAACGGATTGATGTTCGTCTTCGTGCTCTACCTCTGGACCAGAATCGTAAGATGTATGGTAACTGATGTTACCTACTACGAATACCTCAAAAAGCCAAGCCATATCAGGGTAAGGTTCAAGGGTAATGTTCATGAGCGTTTCTGGGACTTTGCAGGACTAACTTTCAAAACCGCctttaataacatttttaaattctggacaaataattttgcttaa